In Sebaldella termitidis ATCC 33386, one DNA window encodes the following:
- a CDS encoding ABC transporter permease has protein sequence MKLKAMHKINFKDYGVIIGFLILCTIISFATPNFLTKTNILNLLRQSSIIGIIATGMTFVVISGNFDLSVGAIAALSGAITMTFLSGGQNLFLAILVSLSVGALIGAVSGVLVAKVNIPSLIATMGMVTITRGILLLYTGGYPVSGFNNVLSAIGNDYFLGIPIPVIVFFTGIILSFIVLSYTKFGRYVFAVGGNEGAARLSGINVDKYKILVFIINGCFAALAGIILVSRLGTATPVAGEGYELDAIASAVIGGTSVSGGEGNILMTIIGVLLISVISNSFNLLGVNIYFQYIFKGLIILAAVGLDSYSKRKK, from the coding sequence ATGAAATTAAAAGCAATGCATAAAATAAACTTTAAAGATTATGGTGTTATAATCGGCTTTTTAATACTTTGTACAATCATAAGCTTTGCCACGCCTAATTTTTTGACCAAAACAAATATACTGAATCTGCTGAGACAGTCATCTATAATCGGAATTATAGCTACAGGAATGACTTTTGTAGTCATATCAGGGAATTTTGATCTGTCTGTGGGAGCAATTGCGGCTTTGAGCGGTGCAATAACAATGACTTTTCTGTCAGGCGGACAGAACCTGTTCTTGGCAATACTGGTCTCTCTTAGTGTAGGAGCATTAATAGGAGCTGTGAGCGGGGTGCTGGTAGCTAAGGTAAACATTCCTTCACTGATTGCCACAATGGGAATGGTCACTATTACCAGGGGAATATTACTTCTGTATACGGGCGGTTATCCGGTTTCAGGATTTAATAATGTACTTTCAGCTATAGGGAATGACTATTTTCTGGGGATTCCAATACCGGTAATTGTATTCTTTACAGGAATAATACTGTCATTTATAGTTTTGAGCTATACCAAGTTCGGGAGATATGTATTTGCCGTAGGTGGAAATGAAGGAGCGGCAAGATTATCCGGAATTAATGTAGATAAATACAAAATACTTGTATTCATTATAAACGGGTGCTTTGCAGCACTGGCAGGTATAATTCTGGTATCAAGACTCGGTACTGCCACTCCTGTCGCAGGCGAGGGATATGAACTGGATGCGATAGCATCGGCAGTTATCGGAGGAACAAGCGTATCAGGAGGAGAAGGAAATATATTAATGACTATTATCGGTGTTTTGCTGATAAGTGTTATCAGCAACAGCTTTAATCTGTTGGGAGTAAATATATATTTCCAGTACATATTTAAGGGTCTTATAATATTAGCAGCAGTTGGTTTAGATAGTTATAGTAAAAGAAAAAAATAA
- a CDS encoding sugar ABC transporter ATP-binding protein — protein MRHLEEILKISNLSKSFGKVEVLKDLSFGINKGEVHAILGANGAGKSTLMKIIGGVQKQTAGKLYYKGEETSFNSPSEAQKKGINIIYQELSLIPTMTAVENLFLGREITGNSKFINKKKMIGEFNELCKRLKFDIDPREKVRNLSISKQQMIEIMKVIHQSADIIIMDEPTTSLSENEKLSLFKIIRMLKDEGKTILYISHMLEEIFITCDRISILKDGVYEGTYEVKDMTKDKIISLMIGERKKGADLKKRKSGTEREKILELKSVNKGSILKDINLVLNQGEILGIAGLVGAGRTELAEIIYGKEKFDSGEIFINNEKVLVKSPEAAIKKGIGLIPEDRKNLGLIQKHSVTKNATLIQLDRIISNVFISRKKEKNYINRAIEEMSIKVSDPYAKVSNLSGGNQQKVVVSKWMDMDLKVLIFDEPTKGIDVGAKEDIFKIIDDFADKGMSVIFISSDLEEVERVSDRVVIMKEGKIVKELREDEITIDKINYYSLNG, from the coding sequence GTGAGACATTTGGAAGAAATTTTAAAAATAAGTAATTTAAGTAAATCATTTGGAAAGGTAGAAGTACTGAAAGATTTATCATTCGGGATAAATAAAGGAGAAGTACATGCTATTTTGGGAGCAAATGGAGCCGGAAAGTCCACTCTTATGAAAATAATCGGCGGAGTTCAGAAGCAGACAGCCGGAAAGCTGTATTACAAAGGGGAGGAAACATCTTTTAATTCTCCCAGTGAAGCACAGAAAAAAGGAATTAATATAATATATCAGGAGTTAAGTCTTATCCCAACAATGACAGCAGTGGAAAATCTTTTTTTAGGAAGAGAAATCACGGGTAACAGTAAGTTTATAAACAAAAAGAAAATGATAGGCGAATTTAACGAGCTTTGTAAAAGACTGAAATTTGATATAGATCCGAGAGAGAAGGTAAGAAATTTAAGTATATCAAAACAGCAGATGATAGAAATAATGAAAGTAATTCATCAGAGTGCAGATATTATAATAATGGACGAGCCGACAACCTCATTATCGGAAAATGAAAAATTATCATTGTTCAAAATAATAAGAATGCTTAAAGATGAAGGAAAAACTATTTTATATATTTCTCATATGCTTGAGGAAATATTCATAACATGTGACAGAATAAGCATACTGAAAGACGGTGTTTATGAAGGAACCTATGAAGTTAAAGATATGACTAAGGATAAAATAATTTCTTTAATGATAGGCGAGAGAAAAAAAGGTGCAGATCTAAAGAAGAGAAAAAGCGGAACAGAAAGAGAAAAGATTCTGGAACTGAAATCAGTAAATAAAGGGTCCATATTAAAAGATATAAATCTGGTTCTGAATCAGGGGGAAATTCTGGGAATAGCCGGACTGGTCGGAGCCGGAAGAACTGAGCTTGCCGAGATTATATACGGAAAAGAAAAGTTTGATTCCGGGGAGATATTTATAAATAATGAAAAGGTTTTGGTAAAATCTCCGGAAGCAGCTATAAAAAAAGGAATAGGACTGATACCGGAAGACAGAAAAAATTTAGGACTGATACAGAAGCATTCTGTTACGAAAAATGCGACTTTGATACAGCTGGACAGAATAATTTCCAATGTGTTCATAAGCAGGAAAAAAGAAAAAAATTATATTAACAGAGCCATTGAAGAAATGTCCATAAAAGTAAGCGATCCATATGCAAAAGTATCAAATCTCAGCGGCGGAAATCAACAGAAAGTGGTAGTTTCAAAATGGATGGATATGGATCTGAAAGTACTTATATTTGATGAACCGACAAAGGGTATAGATGTAGGAGCCAAAGAAGATATTTTCAAAATTATAGATGATTTTGCGGATAAAGGAATGAGCGTTATATTCATATCTTCTGATCTCGAAGAGGTGGAAAGAGTTTCAGACAGGGTTGTTATTATGAAAGAAGGAAAAATAGTAAAAGAACTCCGGGAAGATGAAATTACAATAGATAAAATAAATTATTATTCTTTAAACGGATAA
- a CDS encoding BadF/BadG/BcrA/BcrD ATPase family protein: protein MAYIIGIDGGGTKTSFCLLNTAENRKHYLKTGETNFKNIGIEKTKENMEAGLQEILKQEKLEIKDIDCFVLGAAGCDTEKDYEIFKEILKDIGIKDRVFIYNDAKVAFKACSAKDGIIIISGTGSISFSYNQNRENRLGGWGAEISDIGSGYWIGRKFLKDLLLYLENLYPKDAIFQEFIEKYIKDSDPFEYIQENFTDVKSIASVTKFVLTAESEYADKLALRISDFFYTVTEKLYADFNSEKADLVLSGSVIKNKKIYGLLEEKIQHTDKMKNINIILNDKEAVEGCLNLALEILDSKGENYENLSAGF, encoded by the coding sequence ATGGCTTATATTATAGGGATTGACGGCGGCGGTACAAAAACCAGTTTTTGTCTGCTGAATACTGCTGAAAACAGAAAACATTATTTGAAAACCGGTGAAACAAACTTTAAAAATATCGGTATTGAAAAGACAAAAGAAAATATGGAAGCAGGACTGCAGGAAATACTAAAGCAGGAAAAGCTCGAAATAAAGGATATTGATTGTTTTGTACTGGGAGCAGCAGGCTGTGATACAGAAAAAGATTATGAAATATTTAAAGAGATACTAAAAGACATCGGGATAAAAGACAGGGTATTTATTTACAATGATGCCAAGGTAGCTTTTAAGGCCTGTTCTGCCAAAGACGGAATAATTATTATTTCAGGAACAGGGTCAATAAGTTTTTCATATAATCAAAACAGGGAAAACAGACTTGGCGGCTGGGGTGCAGAGATAAGCGATATCGGTTCGGGATACTGGATTGGAAGAAAATTTTTGAAAGATCTGCTTTTATATCTGGAAAATTTATACCCAAAAGATGCAATATTTCAGGAATTTATTGAAAAATATATAAAAGACAGCGATCCTTTTGAATATATTCAGGAAAACTTTACAGATGTAAAATCAATTGCATCAGTAACTAAATTTGTTCTTACTGCGGAAAGCGAATATGCCGATAAGCTGGCACTCAGAATTTCTGATTTCTTTTACACAGTTACTGAAAAGCTCTACGCAGATTTTAACAGTGAGAAGGCTGATCTGGTTCTGTCAGGAAGTGTTATAAAGAATAAAAAGATTTACGGACTGCTGGAGGAAAAAATACAGCATACTGACAAAATGAAAAATATAAATATTATTCTAAATGATAAGGAAGCAGTGGAGGGATGCCTGAATTTAGCTTTGGAAATATTAGATTCAAAAGGAGAAAATTATGAAAACTTATCTGCAGGTTTTTAG
- a CDS encoding ROK family transcriptional regulator, protein MLEKKKIILNLVKEHNTLTKPQISEMMSVSLTTINKYVNELVEKNFLMEEVSDRKKTEGKPPSFYKINSSYRKLMAVYLEKDRLEISITDNLGSIQETRVFDIENRNSFTEKILCSEILQVIKELDLKDCISVISIGIPGILGEDNKITEIPSFPKLEGKNIIAALNKKLQIPVIVENDINLTIKALHNRNQYKKYKNLVYFFIKNNIGGGIISDGTLYKGYSNLSGEFTYLGVDKEYLSRYDVMSSENAEKYFVEKMKSEEKIEFLLFVFLRIIVTLNPEILFIETNYIQKNEIKILNERLETFFKKTYLPKIILIENDGLGEEGTITNALEIFYSKD, encoded by the coding sequence ATGCTGGAAAAGAAGAAGATTATACTAAATCTCGTAAAAGAACATAATACTTTAACCAAGCCCCAAATTTCTGAAATGATGTCTGTCAGCTTAACTACAATAAATAAATATGTAAATGAGTTAGTAGAAAAAAACTTTCTTATGGAGGAAGTTTCAGATCGTAAGAAAACTGAGGGGAAGCCTCCGTCTTTTTATAAAATCAACAGCAGCTACAGAAAACTGATGGCAGTGTATCTCGAAAAAGACAGACTGGAAATATCGATAACCGATAATTTGGGAAGCATTCAGGAAACAAGAGTTTTTGATATAGAAAACAGAAACAGCTTTACTGAAAAAATTCTTTGTTCTGAAATTTTACAGGTCATAAAAGAGCTTGATCTAAAAGACTGCATTAGTGTAATATCCATAGGGATACCGGGGATTTTGGGAGAAGACAATAAAATAACAGAAATACCTTCATTTCCGAAACTGGAAGGAAAAAATATCATTGCTGCCCTGAATAAAAAACTACAGATTCCTGTAATAGTGGAAAATGACATTAACCTTACAATTAAGGCTCTCCATAACAGGAATCAGTATAAAAAATACAAAAATTTGGTGTATTTTTTCATAAAAAACAATATAGGAGGCGGAATAATATCTGACGGAACCCTATATAAAGGATATTCCAATTTAAGCGGGGAGTTCACATATCTGGGAGTAGATAAAGAATATTTAAGCAGATATGATGTTATGAGTTCTGAAAATGCCGAAAAATATTTTGTGGAAAAAATGAAATCAGAGGAAAAAATAGAATTTTTATTATTTGTCTTTTTGAGAATTATAGTTACACTGAATCCTGAAATACTTTTTATTGAGACAAATTATATACAAAAAAATGAAATTAAAATTTTGAATGAAAGATTAGAAACATTCTTTAAAAAAACATATCTTCCTAAAATAATACTGATAGAAAATGATGGTTTAGGTGAAGAGGGTACAATTACAAATGCATTGGAAATATTTTATTCAAAGGATTAG
- a CDS encoding DeoR/GlpR family DNA-binding transcription regulator produces the protein MKEQRIDLIMKEVEKHGIVSVSDLMKKLGVTRMTIGRDLKLLEDSGMLKRTHGGAVKNDDLNLVELTHLQKKNINISKKEEIGKLATDYIENGDIIFIGASTTNECLLKNIKNKRIRIITNSFYIFEQYKGNKNFELILTGGAWREKSGAFIGEITDRILSEIKVDKSFIGANGIKDNNVTNSNKEEASLQEIIMKNSQKNYVLIDSNKFDLKDLYTFYPTDKIDGIITDSRLNPNIKKKYEKYTKVINTFK, from the coding sequence ATGAAAGAACAAAGAATAGACCTTATAATGAAAGAAGTGGAAAAGCACGGAATTGTCTCGGTAAGTGATTTGATGAAAAAACTCGGCGTTACCAGAATGACTATAGGACGTGATCTGAAGCTGCTGGAAGATTCCGGCATGCTGAAAAGAACTCATGGCGGTGCTGTGAAAAATGATGATTTGAATCTTGTAGAGCTGACACACCTGCAGAAAAAAAATATAAATATATCAAAAAAAGAAGAAATAGGAAAGCTCGCAACTGATTATATAGAAAACGGGGATATAATATTTATAGGTGCAAGTACTACTAATGAATGTCTGCTGAAAAATATAAAGAATAAACGGATAAGAATCATTACCAATTCTTTTTATATATTTGAACAGTATAAAGGAAATAAAAATTTTGAGCTGATACTCACAGGTGGAGCATGGCGGGAAAAATCAGGTGCATTCATAGGAGAAATAACAGACAGAATTCTGTCAGAGATAAAAGTAGACAAGAGCTTTATAGGGGCTAACGGAATCAAGGATAATAATGTAACGAATTCCAACAAGGAAGAAGCAAGCCTTCAGGAGATCATTATGAAAAATTCCCAGAAAAATTATGTACTGATTGACAGTAATAAATTTGATTTAAAAGATTTATATACTTTTTACCCTACTGATAAAATCGACGGGATAATAACAGACAGCAGACTTAACCCGAATATCAAGAAAAAATATGAAAAATACACTAAGGTTATTAATACTTTTAAATAA
- the lacA gene encoding galactose-6-phosphate isomerase subunit LacA: MKIGIGSSEGGKHLKEEIKEYLSAKGYEITDYTDEKNDIFDISHRISEAVINSEIEKGIILDDYGIAPFMICSKHKKIVCAQAADEHSAKMTRDHNNTSIITIGYEITGKALAKSICNVFAASDYSGGRHQVRVDMLNKM; encoded by the coding sequence ATGAAAATAGGTATAGGCAGTTCAGAAGGCGGAAAACATTTAAAAGAAGAAATAAAAGAATATCTATCGGCTAAAGGCTATGAAATAACCGATTACACAGATGAAAAAAATGATATCTTTGATATTTCACATAGAATATCAGAAGCAGTAATAAACTCCGAAATAGAAAAAGGAATCATTCTGGATGATTACGGAATTGCACCTTTTATGATATGCTCAAAGCATAAAAAAATAGTCTGTGCACAGGCTGCAGACGAGCATTCGGCCAAAATGACAAGAGATCATAATAATACGAGCATTATAACAATCGGATATGAAATTACCGGTAAGGCTCTGGCAAAAAGTATCTGTAATGTATTCGCAGCTTCTGATTATTCAGGCGGAAGACATCAGGTAAGAGTAGATATGCTCAATAAAATGTAA
- the lacB gene encoding galactose-6-phosphate isomerase subunit LacB — protein MKIAVGCDHIVTDTKNEVVKYLREKGHEVFDEGTYDFQRTHYPIYARKVGVKVLNKEADFGIVICGTGVGISNAASKVPGVRIALVRDVLTAKTAREKLNANVLGLGARITGIGLIQNIIDEFLAAEYIETKESKELIEKIDNLKKEYEEIKQENFFDEFIEKWDQGFYHD, from the coding sequence ATGAAAATAGCAGTCGGATGTGATCATATTGTAACAGATACTAAAAATGAGGTTGTTAAATATCTCAGAGAAAAAGGACATGAAGTTTTTGATGAAGGAACTTATGATTTTCAAAGAACACATTATCCTATATATGCCAGAAAAGTAGGTGTAAAGGTATTAAATAAGGAAGCAGATTTCGGAATAGTAATATGCGGAACCGGTGTAGGAATATCAAATGCGGCAAGTAAGGTTCCCGGTGTAAGAATTGCACTTGTAAGGGATGTTCTCACGGCTAAAACAGCAAGAGAAAAACTAAATGCAAATGTATTGGGACTCGGAGCAAGAATAACAGGAATAGGTCTTATTCAAAATATAATAGATGAGTTTCTTGCGGCTGAATATATAGAAACAAAGGAAAGTAAAGAACTGATTGAAAAAATAGATAATTTGAAAAAAGAATATGAAGAGATAAAACAGGAGAATTTTTTCGATGAATTTATTGAAAAATGGGATCAAGGATTTTATCACGATTAA
- a CDS encoding PTS lactose/cellobiose transporter subunit IIA, giving the protein MTKEEVTMIGFEIVAYAGEARSKLLMAIKEAENSNFEKAEKLIAEANEVLLEAHGQQTEMIQKEAAGETNELGFIMVHAQDHLMTAMLLKDLTQHFINLYKKSN; this is encoded by the coding sequence ATGACTAAAGAAGAAGTAACTATGATAGGATTTGAAATAGTGGCCTATGCCGGCGAAGCAAGATCGAAGCTTTTAATGGCAATAAAAGAAGCAGAAAACTCAAATTTTGAAAAAGCGGAGAAGCTTATAGCCGAAGCTAATGAGGTATTGCTGGAGGCTCATGGGCAGCAGACAGAAATGATACAGAAAGAAGCTGCCGGGGAGACTAATGAACTTGGCTTTATAATGGTTCATGCACAGGATCACCTTATGACAGCTATGTTATTAAAGGATCTTACACAGCATTTTATAAATTTATATAAAAAGTCTAATTAG
- a CDS encoding PTS lactose transporter subunit IIBC — MMKLVKWITKMQPFFNKISNNPYLRAIRDGFISLIPVILFSSIFLLIAFVPNAFGYFLPDNIVTVLMKAYSLSMGILAILMSSTIARSLTDNFNLKMPKTRQINTVSVMIAAIISFLLLSTDLKDGAISLDYLGTKGLLTSFIIGFTIPNIYKFCVGRNITIKLPKEVPGNISQTFADIIPISLSVLFFWVFDILVRKFIGVGFSEFILELFRPLFSAADGYIGLAVIFGAMAFFWFVGIHGPSIVEPAVAAIYLTNVEVNFQMFSKGEHATKVLSQGSQYFVATLGGTGATLVIIFMMAFIAKSKQLKAVGKASLIPGLFGVNEPILFGAPLVLNPVFFIPFILTPIINVWLLKFFITLGMNGFVYNLPWTTPGPLGLIIGTGFSPLVFLLVPLLLAVDFVIYYPFLKTYDLQLIKQEEEDNTATERPKEEIKDEKIYDIKDKKISVLVLCANGATSGMLANAIAEGAKQKNMDLESTAMAYGQHKEVLDQFDLIILAPQMASMLDELKVETDKAGIKSVSTGGKEYVGLTRNPEEALKFALKNI, encoded by the coding sequence ATGATGAAACTGGTAAAATGGATAACGAAAATGCAGCCGTTTTTTAATAAAATATCTAATAATCCATATCTTCGTGCAATAAGAGACGGATTTATAAGTCTGATTCCCGTAATATTATTTTCAAGTATATTTTTACTTATAGCATTCGTACCAAATGCTTTCGGGTACTTTTTGCCCGATAATATTGTTACAGTATTGATGAAGGCTTATTCATTATCTATGGGGATTCTGGCAATTCTGATGTCAAGCACTATTGCAAGAAGTCTTACAGATAATTTCAACCTTAAAATGCCTAAAACAAGACAGATAAATACAGTATCAGTAATGATAGCAGCAATAATATCATTTCTTCTGTTAAGTACTGACCTGAAAGACGGGGCTATTTCTCTTGATTATCTGGGAACAAAAGGTCTTCTTACATCATTTATAATAGGCTTTACAATTCCTAATATATATAAATTCTGTGTAGGAAGAAATATTACAATCAAGCTTCCCAAGGAAGTTCCGGGAAATATATCACAGACATTTGCTGATATAATTCCTATATCACTCTCAGTATTATTTTTCTGGGTATTTGATATTTTAGTAAGAAAATTCATAGGGGTAGGTTTCAGCGAATTTATTCTGGAATTATTCAGACCGTTGTTTTCAGCAGCTGACGGATATATAGGACTTGCAGTTATTTTCGGAGCTATGGCATTTTTCTGGTTTGTGGGAATACATGGTCCGTCAATAGTGGAACCGGCAGTTGCCGCTATATATCTTACAAATGTAGAAGTGAATTTTCAGATGTTCAGTAAAGGAGAGCATGCTACAAAAGTTCTTTCACAGGGCTCTCAGTATTTTGTGGCAACTTTGGGAGGAACCGGGGCTACACTTGTAATAATATTCATGATGGCATTTATAGCTAAATCAAAGCAGCTGAAGGCAGTAGGAAAAGCCTCTTTGATTCCGGGACTGTTCGGTGTTAACGAGCCTATTCTGTTTGGTGCTCCTCTGGTATTGAATCCGGTATTTTTTATACCGTTTATACTTACACCTATTATCAACGTATGGCTACTGAAATTTTTTATAACTTTAGGGATGAACGGCTTCGTCTACAATCTTCCGTGGACAACACCGGGACCTCTTGGATTAATAATAGGAACTGGATTTTCTCCTCTGGTATTTCTACTGGTTCCGCTGCTTCTTGCAGTAGACTTTGTAATTTATTATCCGTTTTTGAAAACTTATGATCTGCAGCTCATCAAACAGGAAGAAGAGGATAATACTGCCACAGAACGGCCGAAGGAAGAAATTAAGGATGAAAAAATCTATGATATAAAAGATAAAAAAATATCCGTGCTTGTCTTATGTGCAAACGGAGCAACAAGTGGAATGCTTGCCAATGCAATAGCAGAAGGAGCAAAACAGAAAAATATGGATCTTGAGTCGACTGCAATGGCATATGGTCAGCATAAAGAGGTGCTGGATCAGTTTGATCTGATTATACTGGCACCGCAGATGGCTTCAATGCTTGATGAACTAAAAGTGGAAACAGATAAAGCAGGAATAAAATCAGTTTCTACAGGGGGAAAAGAATATGTAGGTCTGACCCGGAACCCTGAAGAGGCATTAAAATTCGCACTTAAGAATATATAG
- the lacG gene encoding 6-phospho-beta-galactosidase yields the protein MERLPEDFIFGAATAAFQAEGAVNEDGRGKCYWDEYLHRAESTFNGDTASDFYHKYREDTALCREYGINGIRISIAWTRIIPDGSGKVNQKGIDFYNDMINACLEAGVEPYVTLHHFDTPLELFKNGDWLNRENTEHFVRFAKICFENFGDRVKKWITINEPWSVVAGQYIIGHFPPNIKYDVPKAVQAMHNMCTAHAKAVIEYKKMNLNGEIGIIHILESKYPISEKPEDIRAALLEDTLANKFMLDASLKGSYSESTMQIILEILEKYDAKLDINEDEPDILRKGAELNDFLGVNYYASHFLKGYEGETEIYHNGTGKKGTSIFRIKGVGERVKNPEIETTDWDWPIYPKGLYDMLVRIKNEYPDCQKLYVTENGMGYKDEFINGKIEDIPRIDYIKKHLAAINQAITAGVNVKGYFVWSLMDVLSWTNGFNKRYGLFYVDFQTQKRYPKKSAYWYKETAESKVIK from the coding sequence ATGGAAAGATTGCCTGAAGATTTTATTTTCGGGGCTGCAACTGCGGCATTTCAGGCTGAAGGAGCAGTTAACGAGGACGGTCGGGGAAAATGCTACTGGGACGAATACCTTCACAGGGCAGAAAGTACTTTTAACGGTGATACTGCCAGTGATTTTTATCATAAATACCGTGAAGATACTGCCTTGTGCAGGGAATACGGAATAAACGGGATAAGAATCTCGATAGCATGGACTAGGATAATACCGGACGGTTCGGGAAAAGTAAATCAAAAAGGAATAGATTTTTATAATGACATGATTAATGCCTGTCTGGAAGCTGGAGTAGAGCCGTATGTCACGCTTCATCATTTTGATACTCCTCTGGAATTGTTTAAAAACGGCGATTGGCTGAACAGAGAAAATACAGAGCATTTTGTAAGATTCGCAAAAATATGTTTTGAAAACTTTGGAGACAGGGTAAAAAAATGGATTACAATAAACGAGCCTTGGTCTGTAGTAGCAGGACAATATATAATAGGACATTTTCCGCCGAATATAAAATATGATGTGCCAAAAGCCGTACAGGCAATGCATAATATGTGCACGGCACATGCAAAAGCCGTTATTGAATATAAAAAAATGAATTTAAACGGGGAAATAGGAATAATTCATATTCTGGAATCTAAATACCCAATATCTGAAAAGCCTGAGGATATAAGAGCAGCTCTTCTTGAGGATACGCTGGCAAATAAATTTATGCTGGATGCTTCGTTAAAAGGCTCTTATTCCGAAAGTACAATGCAGATTATACTGGAAATTCTGGAAAAATATGATGCAAAGCTTGATATAAATGAGGATGAACCGGATATTCTGAGAAAAGGAGCCGAGTTAAATGATTTTCTGGGAGTTAATTATTACGCAAGCCACTTTTTGAAAGGATATGAAGGTGAAACTGAAATATATCATAATGGCACTGGAAAGAAAGGGACAAGTATTTTTAGAATAAAAGGCGTGGGTGAAAGAGTAAAAAATCCTGAAATTGAAACAACTGACTGGGACTGGCCTATTTATCCAAAAGGTTTATATGATATGCTTGTCAGAATAAAAAATGAATATCCTGACTGTCAAAAATTATACGTAACAGAAAATGGCATGGGATATAAGGATGAATTTATAAACGGTAAAATAGAAGATATTCCAAGAATAGATTACATAAAAAAACATTTAGCAGCTATAAATCAGGCAATTACTGCGGGAGTTAACGTAAAAGGATATTTTGTCTGGTCGTTAATGGATGTTTTGTCATGGACAAACGGCTTTAATAAAAGATACGGGTTATTTTATGTAGATTTCCAGACACAGAAAAGATATCCTAAAAAAAGTGCTTACTGGTATAAAGAAACAGCAGAAAGTAAAGTTATAAAGTAA
- a CDS encoding DKNYY domain-containing protein — MKKLMAVVCLSLSVNLFSFEEIKGIGERECGAAVKKGVTHPQFATYKMNCETFEHVIGSWYKDKENVYFYKDNNSMYIGFEVIDGINPETVKPLGEKSQIYYMSDGKNIYIQRGFYMDGIIENANIKKFEILENGYSKDNKKVYYLSKELKNFDIKTFRSYPEMIRSSVEYNAKDKNNYYRDGRIVKLK; from the coding sequence ATGAAAAAGTTAATGGCAGTAGTGTGTCTATCATTGTCGGTAAATCTTTTTTCTTTTGAAGAAATCAAAGGTATTGGAGAGAGAGAGTGCGGTGCAGCCGTCAAAAAAGGAGTTACACATCCGCAGTTTGCCACATATAAAATGAATTGTGAAACATTTGAACATGTAATAGGCAGCTGGTATAAGGATAAAGAAAATGTTTATTTTTACAAGGACAACAACAGTATGTATATAGGCTTTGAAGTAATAGACGGTATAAATCCGGAAACTGTTAAGCCACTCGGAGAAAAGTCACAAATTTATTATATGTCAGACGGAAAAAATATTTATATTCAAAGAGGTTTTTACATGGATGGAATAATTGAAAATGCGAATATAAAAAAGTTTGAGATATTAGAAAACGGTTATTCCAAAGATAACAAAAAAGTATATTATTTATCAAAAGAATTGAAAAATTTTGATATAAAGACTTTTAGGTCTTATCCCGAAATGATAAGATCAAGTGTTGAATATAATGCAAAAGATAAAAATAATTACTACAGAGATGGAAGAATAGTCAAGTTAAAATAA
- a CDS encoding (2Fe-2S) ferredoxin domain-containing protein, producing MIILELAVCIGSSCHLKKSREIIQLIEQEIKANKLEDKLVLVGSFCMNECSNHGVCIRFNDKKYSLNTEQIKSFFAKEVLGICYN from the coding sequence GTGATAATTTTGGAACTGGCGGTTTGCATAGGAAGCTCATGTCATTTGAAAAAATCAAGAGAAATTATCCAGTTAATTGAACAGGAAATCAAAGCTAATAAATTAGAAGATAAATTGGTTTTGGTAGGCTCTTTTTGTATGAATGAATGTTCGAATCACGGAGTTTGTATAAGATTTAATGATAAAAAATATTCATTAAATACAGAACAGATAAAAAGTTTTTTTGCCAAGGAAGTTCTCGGTATTTGTTATAATTAA